The following proteins are encoded in a genomic region of Jaculus jaculus isolate mJacJac1 chromosome 13, mJacJac1.mat.Y.cur, whole genome shotgun sequence:
- the Rtl10 gene encoding LOW QUALITY PROTEIN: protein Bop (The sequence of the model RefSeq protein was modified relative to this genomic sequence to represent the inferred CDS: substituted 4 bases at 4 genomic stop codons), protein MLYGRCPQQVPCNAIWAAANYANTRLWWQVDCTSLGVEYTPLVDPWIEWSCCGSPMHMHDHEAEXHSXXSCDKPTESPPSSEPMSGSWPLRMNFHWVFGSGQPPLMTLWLLDHFLAQLGNYMSYQDNLRHVCKILGHLMGQTQAWIASFLNEPHPEGSIHHKTKKKVSEIDXGVSLDIPQEELEQLSGMDGPVTQLVPARLLAPMQLPSHLKWT, encoded by the exons ATGCTTTATGGTAGGTGCCCTCAGCAGGTCCCTTGCAATGCCATCTGGGCAGCTGCCAATTATGCCAACACACGCCTTTGGTGGCAGGTGGACTGCACCTCTCTTGGGGTGGAATATACCCCTTTGGTGGATCCTTGGATTGAGTGGTCCTGCTGTGGAAGCCCAATGCATATGCATGACCATGAAGCAGAATAGCACAGCTAATGATCCTGTGATAAGCCTACAGAAAGTCCCCCCTCATCTGAGCCTATGTCTGGCTCCTGGCCCCTCAGGATGAACTTTCACTGGGTATTTGGCTCAGGTCAGCCACCTTTGATGACTCTGTGGCTGCTGGACCACTTTTTGGCCCAGCTTGGCAATTACATGTCCTACCAGGACAACCTCAGACATGTCTGTAAGATCCTTGGACACCTGATGGGCCAAACCCAGGCCTGGATAGCCTCCTTCCTCAATGAAC CTCACCCAGAAGGTTCCATACAccataaaacaaagaagaaggtTTCTGAGATAGACTAGGGGGTGTCCCTGGATATCCCACAGGAG GAGCTGGAGCAGCTCTCTGGAATGGATGGTCCAGTTACCCAGCTGGTCCCTGCCAGATTGCTGGCTCCCATGCAGCTGCCTTCCCACCTCAAGTGGACCTAA